From the genome of Streptococcus lutetiensis, one region includes:
- the groL gene encoding chaperonin GroEL (60 kDa chaperone family; promotes refolding of misfolded polypeptides especially under stressful conditions; forms two stacked rings of heptamers to form a barrel-shaped 14mer; ends can be capped by GroES; misfolded proteins enter the barrel where they are refolded when GroES binds), whose amino-acid sequence MAKDIKFSSDARASMMRGVDILADTVKVTLGPKGRNVVLEKSFGSPLITNDGVTIAKEIELEDHFENMGAKLVSEVASKTNDIAGDGTTTATVLTQAIVREGLKNVTAGANPIGIRRGIEAAVKVAVDELKSIARPVANKEAIAQVAAVSSRSEKVGEYISEAMEKVGNDGVITIEESRGMETELDVVEGMQFDRGYLSQYMVTDNEKMVADLENPYILITDKKISNIQDILPLLEEVLKTSRPLLIIADDVDGEALPTLVLNKIRGTFNVVAVKAPGFGDRRKAMLEDIAILTGATVITEDLGLELKDANMAALGQAAKVTVDKDSTVLVEGAGDADAIANRVNVIKSQLVSTTSEFDREKLQERLAKLAGGVAVIKVGAATETALKEMKLRIEDALNATRAAVEEGIVAGGGTALVNVISKVAEIELDGDEATGRNIVLRALEEPVRQIAFNAGYEGSVIIERLKNSEVGTGFNAANGEWVNMVEAGIIDPVKVTRSALQNAASVASLILTTEAVVANHPEPAASTPAAPGMDPSMMGGF is encoded by the coding sequence ATGGCAAAAGATATTAAATTTTCATCAGATGCACGCGCAAGCATGATGCGTGGGGTTGATATTTTAGCAGACACTGTTAAAGTAACCTTAGGCCCTAAAGGTCGTAATGTTGTTCTTGAAAAATCATTTGGTTCACCACTTATCACTAATGATGGTGTGACAATTGCCAAAGAAATCGAACTAGAAGACCACTTTGAAAACATGGGTGCAAAATTGGTTTCAGAAGTTGCTTCTAAAACTAATGACATCGCTGGTGACGGTACAACAACTGCCACAGTATTGACACAAGCAATTGTTCGTGAAGGTCTTAAAAACGTGACTGCTGGAGCTAACCCAATCGGTATCCGTCGTGGTATCGAAGCAGCTGTTAAAGTGGCCGTTGACGAATTGAAATCAATCGCTCGACCAGTTGCTAACAAAGAAGCTATTGCCCAAGTCGCAGCCGTTTCATCACGTTCTGAAAAAGTTGGTGAATACATTTCAGAAGCTATGGAAAAAGTTGGTAATGATGGTGTTATCACAATCGAAGAATCACGTGGTATGGAAACAGAACTTGATGTAGTAGAAGGTATGCAATTTGACCGTGGATACCTTTCACAATACATGGTTACTGACAACGAAAAAATGGTTGCTGACCTTGAAAATCCATACATCTTGATTACAGATAAGAAAATCTCAAACATTCAAGATATCTTACCACTTCTTGAAGAAGTGCTCAAAACAAGTCGTCCACTTCTTATTATTGCAGACGACGTTGATGGTGAAGCTCTTCCAACACTTGTCCTTAACAAAATCCGTGGTACTTTCAACGTTGTAGCTGTTAAAGCTCCAGGATTTGGTGACCGTCGTAAAGCAATGCTTGAAGATATCGCTATTTTGACTGGTGCTACAGTGATTACAGAAGATCTTGGTCTTGAGTTGAAAGATGCTAACATGGCAGCTCTTGGTCAAGCCGCTAAAGTAACTGTTGATAAAGACAGCACAGTTCTCGTTGAAGGTGCTGGTGATGCTGATGCTATCGCTAACCGTGTCAATGTGATTAAATCACAACTTGTTTCAACAACATCAGAATTTGACCGTGAAAAACTTCAAGAACGCTTGGCTAAATTAGCTGGTGGTGTTGCAGTCATCAAAGTTGGTGCTGCTACAGAAACAGCTCTTAAAGAAATGAAATTGCGTATTGAAGATGCCCTTAACGCAACACGTGCCGCTGTTGAAGAAGGTATCGTTGCTGGTGGTGGTACTGCCCTTGTTAACGTTATTTCTAAAGTTGCTGAAATTGAACTTGACGGTGATGAAGCTACAGGTCGTAACATCGTTCTTCGCGCTCTTGAAGAACCAGTTCGTCAAATTGCCTTCAACGCTGGTTACGAAGGTTCAGTTATCATTGAACGTTTGAAAAACTCAGAAGTTGGTACGGGGTTCAACGCTGCTAACGGTGAATGGGTGAACATGGTTGAAGCTGGTATTATTGACCCAGTTAAAGTAACACGTTCAGCGCTTCAAAATGCTGCTTCAGTAGCAAGCCTTATCCTTACAACAGAAGCCGTTGTGGCTAACCATCCAGAACCTGCTGCAAGCACACCAGCAGCTCCTGGCATGGATCCATCAATGATGGGTGGATTCTAA
- a CDS encoding zinc ribbon domain-containing protein, with amino-acid sequence MKKFKHTLKRKKVWIPSVIVGVLLLVFVVWRSFHYSKKQVIRDYVAAYQKSGDTFDNIKGYIVWADNNEKVTTDEAKYATLTKLSTSEADKLSRDLINADASDDAYVKKIGRKFLIFPNYRIALKPLDLTIKTNVDKVDILLNKKKVALSDSTDYSIKLERLPIADYTASISGKYNGKPIELSKDYDGKDKVLDLSVTFKNFKVTSNLVDGELYFDNTRVGTLENGEYEVSDYPLTDSAKAYVKKKFSDGDLKSQKQALASIAEGGTVALNVDNLLDSETTGKVLVSAFDQMILYLNAGQDSSTLSTVFEDGGNNDFYKGLKESIKAKMQTDSRKATSLTVPNITLTSLSQVGRETYVAGFTATYDFHYDKSTDTEKQTSGEVIQTLEGKVTLKKAGATYVVANSGQKSITVINEDNQVKGESLFPEAMLGTWKVDDKSDTSFTFEADGTITQTTKNNKKQTKVTGIEDKGNNVYHYLYGDDADTSVFTVSGLGGVGIKYTFGIKVDGNKLTLVVWQANKDADFDYRKPMLGSTLSKK; translated from the coding sequence ATGAAAAAGTTTAAACACACGCTAAAACGTAAAAAAGTCTGGATTCCTAGTGTGATTGTGGGAGTGCTACTCTTGGTCTTTGTGGTTTGGAGAAGTTTTCACTACTCTAAAAAACAAGTCATTCGAGATTATGTAGCAGCCTACCAAAAATCTGGGGATACTTTTGACAATATCAAAGGTTATATCGTTTGGGCTGATAACAATGAAAAGGTTACAACTGATGAAGCTAAGTATGCGACACTTACCAAGTTATCAACATCAGAAGCTGACAAGTTAAGTAGAGATTTAATAAACGCTGATGCTTCTGATGATGCTTACGTTAAAAAAATCGGTCGTAAATTTTTGATTTTCCCAAATTATCGTATCGCTTTGAAACCTTTAGATTTGACCATTAAGACGAATGTTGATAAGGTCGACATTTTGCTCAATAAAAAGAAAGTTGCGCTTAGTGATTCAACTGATTACAGCATCAAGCTTGAACGCTTGCCAATCGCTGATTACACGGCAAGTATTTCTGGAAAATATAATGGCAAACCAATCGAGTTAAGTAAAGATTACGATGGCAAGGATAAGGTTCTTGATTTATCGGTGACTTTTAAAAACTTTAAAGTCACAAGTAACTTAGTTGATGGTGAGCTTTATTTTGATAACACACGCGTAGGCACTTTGGAAAATGGTGAGTACGAGGTTAGTGATTACCCGTTGACAGATTCAGCTAAAGCTTACGTGAAGAAGAAATTCTCAGATGGTGATTTGAAATCACAAAAACAAGCTCTAGCAAGTATCGCTGAGGGGGGCACAGTTGCTTTGAATGTCGATAATCTTTTGGACAGTGAAACCACTGGCAAAGTCTTGGTATCAGCTTTTGACCAAATGATTTTGTATTTGAATGCCGGGCAAGACTCATCAACGCTATCTACGGTTTTTGAAGATGGTGGCAATAATGACTTTTACAAAGGTTTGAAAGAAAGTATCAAGGCTAAGATGCAGACTGACAGCCGCAAGGCGACAAGTCTAACAGTGCCAAATATCACTTTGACCAGTCTATCTCAAGTCGGCAGGGAAACTTATGTGGCAGGATTTACAGCAACTTATGATTTCCACTACGATAAATCGACAGATACTGAAAAGCAAACATCAGGTGAAGTCATCCAAACCTTAGAAGGTAAAGTAACCTTGAAGAAAGCTGGCGCGACTTATGTCGTTGCTAATTCAGGTCAAAAGAGCATCACAGTGATAAATGAAGACAATCAAGTCAAAGGAGAGTCGCTCTTCCCAGAAGCCATGCTTGGCACATGGAAAGTCGATGATAAGAGTGATACGTCATTTACCTTTGAAGCTGATGGGACAATCACTCAAACGACTAAAAATAATAAGAAACAAACCAAGGTTACGGGTATTGAAGACAAAGGAAATAATGTCTATCATTATCTTTATGGAGATGATGCTGATACAAGTGTCTTTACAGTTAGTGGTCTTGGCGGCGTTGGTATCAAGTATACCTTTGGTATTAAAGTAGATGGCAATAAATTAACTTTAGTTGTATGGCAAGCAAATAAAGATGCTGATTTTGATTACAGAAAGCCAATGCTTGGCAGCACTTTGAGCAAAAAATAA
- a CDS encoding RluA family pseudouridine synthase has translation MTLTYTLKNPYPDSTVKELLEEHLLIPRKIRHFLRTKKHLLINGENINWQSLVKTGDTIQLTFDDDDYPQKTIPFGDSKLVDCLYQDEHLIIVNKPEGMKTHGNEQNEIALLNHVSAYVGKTCYVIHRLDMETSGAVMFAKNPFVLPILNRLLENKDISREYWALGQGKFEPKHQVFQDKIGRDRHDRRKRVVDRKNGQTALTIVDRLKVFPKGTLVKCRLKTGRTHQIRVHLSTHGHAIIGDPLYSKIPAKRLMLHAHKLSFTHPFTLEKISVEAKSKTFEAGLH, from the coding sequence ATGACTTTAACATATACGCTTAAAAATCCTTACCCAGATAGCACAGTTAAGGAACTATTAGAAGAGCATTTACTAATTCCACGAAAAATTCGCCATTTTTTACGCACCAAAAAGCACCTGCTGATTAACGGGGAAAATATCAACTGGCAGAGCTTGGTCAAAACAGGCGACACTATCCAACTGACTTTTGATGACGACGATTACCCACAAAAAACGATTCCATTTGGTGATAGCAAGTTAGTTGATTGTCTTTATCAAGATGAGCATCTCATCATTGTCAATAAACCTGAAGGCATGAAAACCCATGGCAACGAGCAAAATGAAATCGCTCTGCTAAACCATGTCTCTGCCTACGTTGGAAAGACTTGCTACGTCATTCACCGCTTAGATATGGAAACAAGCGGCGCTGTTATGTTTGCTAAGAACCCTTTTGTTCTGCCAATTCTCAATCGCCTGCTCGAAAACAAAGACATTTCACGTGAATATTGGGCACTAGGTCAAGGAAAATTTGAACCTAAACACCAAGTCTTTCAAGATAAAATTGGACGTGACCGTCATGACCGCAGAAAACGTGTCGTTGACCGCAAAAATGGTCAAACTGCCCTAACCATCGTTGACCGCCTCAAAGTTTTTCCTAAAGGAACTTTGGTCAAATGTCGTTTAAAAACGGGACGCACGCACCAAATCCGCGTCCATCTGTCAACACACGGTCATGCCATCATCGGTGACCCATTATACAGCAAAATTCCTGCTAAACGTCTCATGCTCCACGCGCATAAACTCAGCTTCACACACCCATTTACTCTTGAGAAAATCAGTGTTGAAGCCAAATCAAAAACATTTGAAGCAGGATTACATTAA
- a CDS encoding L-lactate MFS transporter produces the protein MKTNRYFIATCGVILHLMLGSTYAWSVYRNPIIAETGWDQSAIAFAFSLAIFCLGMSAAFMGQLVEKFGPRLTGSISAFLYALGNILTGLAIAKNSIVLLYLGYGIIGGIGLGAGYITPVSTIIKWFPDKRGLATGLAIMGFGFAALLTSPMAQWLIIHSGIINTFYILGVMYFVVMILVSQFIKLPTSKDFYILSKDNLPTDITQGVSAKKALKTWDFYMLWMIFFINISCGLGLISVVAPMAQDLAGISASEAAIIVGIMGVFNGFGRLLWASLSDFIGRPLTFLILFIVNILMTIMIMLSHSPILFVIAMAILMSCYGAGFSLIPPYLSDIYGAKELAILHGYILTAWAMAALFGPMLLATSYAITHTYTATLICFILLYLIALMLIIKLTNHHKTQKH, from the coding sequence ATGAAAACTAACCGTTACTTCATCGCAACATGTGGTGTTATCTTACATTTAATGCTAGGCTCAACCTATGCTTGGAGCGTCTACAGAAATCCAATTATCGCAGAAACAGGATGGGATCAATCAGCCATTGCTTTTGCCTTCTCGCTTGCTATTTTTTGTTTAGGAATGTCCGCTGCTTTTATGGGACAACTCGTAGAAAAATTTGGTCCTAGATTAACTGGAAGTATATCTGCCTTTCTTTATGCCTTAGGCAACATATTAACTGGTTTGGCTATTGCAAAGAATAGTATTGTTCTACTCTATCTAGGGTATGGAATTATTGGTGGAATCGGATTAGGTGCTGGGTATATTACACCTGTATCCACTATTATTAAATGGTTCCCAGATAAACGTGGTTTAGCTACTGGATTAGCTATTATGGGATTTGGTTTCGCAGCTCTTTTAACTAGTCCTATGGCACAGTGGTTAATAATACATTCTGGAATTATTAATACATTTTATATACTAGGAGTAATGTATTTCGTTGTAATGATTCTTGTTTCACAGTTTATCAAACTCCCTACAAGCAAAGATTTTTACATTTTATCTAAAGATAATTTACCAACGGATATCACCCAAGGCGTCTCTGCTAAAAAAGCTTTAAAAACATGGGATTTCTATATGTTATGGATGATTTTTTTCATCAATATTTCTTGTGGACTGGGACTTATTTCAGTTGTTGCTCCAATGGCTCAAGATTTAGCTGGAATATCTGCTAGTGAGGCAGCAATTATTGTAGGAATTATGGGAGTTTTTAATGGTTTTGGAAGACTGTTATGGGCAAGTCTTTCAGATTTTATAGGTCGTCCTTTAACCTTTTTAATTTTATTCATTGTTAATATTCTTATGACAATAATGATCATGCTTTCCCATTCTCCAATATTATTTGTTATTGCAATGGCTATTTTAATGTCCTGTTATGGGGCAGGGTTCTCTCTAATTCCACCCTATCTCAGCGATATTTATGGCGCAAAGGAATTAGCCATTTTACACGGTTATATTTTAACAGCTTGGGCAATGGCTGCTCTTTTCGGACCAATGTTATTAGCAACGTCATATGCAATAACCCATACATACACCGCTACTTTGATTTGCTTCATCTTACTCTATCTTATAGCTTTGATGCTAATTATTAAGCTCACGAACCACCATAAAACTCAAAAACACTAA
- a CDS encoding DUF4649 family protein gives MIEITFLNAVNQERVVTFDSYEEFERSQQACSIDIADYYKVTKVVYNGHVLDYSGNYGNLFYYFLKQDLTQYR, from the coding sequence ATGATTGAAATTACATTTTTAAACGCCGTAAACCAAGAACGAGTGGTGACGTTTGACTCATACGAGGAATTCGAACGTTCACAGCAAGCTTGCTCAATCGATATTGCCGACTATTACAAAGTCACTAAGGTCGTTTATAACGGTCATGTGCTGGATTATTCAGGAAATTATGGCAACCTATTTTACTACTTTTTAAAACAAGATTTAACACAATATCGCTAA